Proteins encoded within one genomic window of Methanosarcina barkeri str. Wiesmoor:
- a CDS encoding tetratricopeptide repeat protein produces MIEHSGSQASQKICLEKFLNECQGASMVLWHKKDRKLGKHLRSVLSVSNNSPLSPAAFSGFKAVIKGIEKERIAGVGKTEGIKNEKTAGVGKTEGIEKERIAGVGKTEGIENTEGTEKAGEIKNNEKIKKAEETENILEIEKTFRNKKKQGVSKGDVDKENSTAFLYNTEAKKLTFHGNIYEILPLFLNVRNLYASLPFFEELQACAERLEKDPQDATALFQKAVLMYKARRFETALQLTAKVLKIIPDDHRVWYNRGVILSEMGRLEEAIAAYDRTIELEPAFEIAWDNKGVVLARLGRFEEALEIYDKILQKFPEYAEAWAGKGSIFLALDREEEALEAYSSALRIRPEYLEALTSTGSLLSRLGRYEESLKIYDKALQLVPKDPRLLAAKGFVLSEMGKQEEALENCNRALELQPGFVPALEIKVRILSEIGRQKNKTSQ; encoded by the coding sequence GTGATTGAGCATTCCGGAAGTCAGGCGTCCCAGAAGATCTGCCTGGAAAAATTCCTCAACGAGTGCCAGGGCGCTTCAATGGTCTTATGGCACAAAAAGGATAGAAAACTCGGAAAACACCTCAGATCTGTGCTTTCAGTCTCGAATAATTCACCTCTTTCCCCAGCAGCCTTTTCCGGGTTCAAAGCCGTGATTAAAGGAATAGAGAAAGAGAGAATAGCTGGAGTAGGAAAAACTGAAGGAATAAAGAATGAGAAGACGGCAGGAGTAGGAAAAACTGAAGGAATTGAGAAAGAGAGAATAGCTGGAGTAGGAAAAACCGAAGGAATAGAGAATACTGAAGGAACAGAAAAAGCTGGGGAAATAAAGAATAATGAAAAAATAAAAAAAGCTGAAGAAACAGAAAATATTCTAGAAATTGAAAAGACTTTCAGGAACAAAAAAAAGCAAGGTGTATCGAAAGGAGATGTCGATAAAGAGAACTCGACAGCTTTTTTATATAATACGGAAGCAAAAAAACTTACTTTTCATGGAAATATCTATGAAATCCTGCCTCTTTTCCTGAATGTAAGGAACCTTTACGCCTCCTTGCCCTTTTTCGAAGAACTTCAGGCCTGCGCTGAAAGGCTTGAGAAGGATCCCCAGGATGCCACAGCTCTCTTTCAGAAAGCCGTACTCATGTATAAGGCCAGGCGGTTTGAAACTGCCCTGCAGCTTACTGCAAAAGTTCTGAAAATTATTCCTGACGATCACAGAGTCTGGTATAACAGAGGCGTCATTCTCTCGGAAATGGGCCGGCTTGAAGAAGCGATTGCAGCTTATGACAGGACAATTGAGCTTGAACCGGCTTTTGAAATTGCCTGGGACAATAAAGGAGTTGTGCTTGCAAGGCTTGGCAGGTTTGAAGAAGCCCTCGAAATCTACGATAAAATTCTTCAGAAGTTTCCAGAATATGCTGAAGCCTGGGCAGGAAAAGGCTCCATATTTTTGGCTCTCGACAGAGAAGAAGAAGCTCTTGAAGCTTACAGTTCAGCCCTTCGAATCAGGCCTGAATACCTTGAGGCACTTACTTCGACCGGAAGCTTGCTTTCCAGACTAGGCAGGTACGAAGAATCCCTGAAGATTTACGATAAGGCGCTTCAGCTTGTCCCTAAAGATCCCCGCCTTTTGGCAGCAAAGGGTTTTGTTCTTTCCGAAATGGGTAAACAGGAGGAAGCACTGGAAAACTGTAATCGAGCCCTGGAATTGCAACCTGGCTTCGTTCCTGCGCTTGAAATAAAAGTAAGAATACTTTCAGAAATCGGAAGACAGAAGAATAAAACCTCTCAGTAA
- a CDS encoding PASTA domain-containing protein: MEVKLEQRLTELRAEYESGQKILKDIELKLAELEDRKKNLKETLLRISGAIELLEEVLEEKEGAEVPETTVEPGTATENVEVPNVIKKPLEKAIKILEEAGFKAGEIIEQKTVLPIGVMAGDILKQEPKPGTKSPAGSSVKLVVAVKGKFLPPEKNSLCDVFSDAFSDRT; encoded by the coding sequence ATGGAAGTAAAACTTGAACAACGTTTAACTGAACTCAGGGCAGAATACGAGTCAGGGCAGAAAATCCTAAAAGACATTGAATTAAAGCTTGCAGAACTTGAAGACCGAAAAAAAAATCTGAAAGAGACCCTCCTTCGCATTAGCGGGGCAATTGAATTGCTCGAAGAAGTGCTGGAAGAAAAAGAAGGCGCGGAAGTGCCAGAAACCACGGTAGAGCCCGGAACTGCCACAGAAAATGTAGAAGTTCCTAATGTTATAAAAAAGCCCCTTGAGAAAGCCATTAAAATTCTGGAAGAAGCCGGGTTTAAAGCAGGAGAGATTATCGAACAAAAGACGGTTTTACCCATCGGGGTTATGGCTGGAGATATTCTCAAACAGGAACCGAAACCCGGCACGAAATCCCCTGCCGGATCATCCGTAAAACTTGTAGTTGCGGTAAAAGGCAAGTTTTTGCCACCTGAGAAAAACTCACTATGCGACGTTTTTTCCGACGCATTTTCCGACCGCACTTGA
- the glgP gene encoding alpha-glucan family phosphorylase produces MDDLQGVLKGQKIAYFSMEIGLSGEIPTYAGGLGILAGDTIRSAADLNIPLVAVTLVSNKGYFRQILDSSGNQIEHTEEWNPARFMTLLAEDVHVKIQNRDVKIRAWLHNYKSLTGGCVPIIFLDTDVEGNDREDRRITDFLYGGDQRYRLKQEIVLGIGGVRMLDALGFRIRKYHMNEGHSSLLGLELLRCNGIDPVKVKELCIFTTHTPVEAGHDKFDYGLVEDLIQDKKCVDVLRRFGGVDRFNTSLFALNLSNYVNGVTKRHSLISSELFPGYKIQAITNGVHSYTWTSPYFRKLYDRYLPGWANEPELLVRIDGIPDTEIWEAHWNAKKALIDEVNKRTGVGMDYETLTIGFARRMTAYKRATMALSDPEMLKKINRRGKIQLIFAGKAHPNDGAGKQLIRDIFKSIEILREEIKIVFLENYDMDLAGKMVSGVDIWLNTPTRPYEASGTSGMKAAHNGVVNLSVLDGWWIEGWIEGVTGWAIGPQPEEKLSDEGAKAAELSDLYNKLYYIIVPMYYDRKDEWVKLINNSIGMIAYYFNSHRMMRRYVTHAYL; encoded by the coding sequence ATGGATGACCTTCAGGGAGTATTGAAAGGACAGAAGATCGCTTACTTTTCTATGGAAATAGGGCTCAGCGGTGAAATTCCAACATATGCTGGAGGGTTGGGCATACTTGCAGGGGATACTATTCGCTCGGCAGCGGACCTGAATATTCCGCTGGTAGCAGTAACACTGGTGAGCAATAAAGGCTATTTCAGGCAAATTCTTGACTCTTCTGGAAACCAGATAGAACACACCGAAGAATGGAATCCTGCCCGTTTTATGACGCTTCTTGCAGAAGACGTACACGTAAAAATCCAAAATCGGGATGTTAAAATCAGGGCCTGGTTACATAATTATAAAAGTCTTACAGGAGGCTGTGTACCCATTATTTTCCTTGATACTGATGTTGAGGGAAATGACCGGGAAGACCGTAGAATTACGGATTTTCTCTACGGGGGAGACCAGCGCTACAGGCTCAAGCAGGAAATAGTACTTGGAATCGGGGGAGTAAGAATGCTTGATGCACTGGGCTTCAGGATCAGGAAGTACCACATGAACGAAGGTCACTCAAGCCTGCTTGGCCTGGAACTCCTGAGGTGTAATGGCATTGACCCTGTGAAAGTTAAGGAACTATGTATTTTTACAACACATACCCCCGTAGAAGCAGGGCATGATAAATTTGATTACGGGCTTGTAGAGGACCTTATCCAGGACAAAAAATGTGTGGATGTCCTCAGGAGATTCGGAGGAGTCGACCGCTTTAATACAAGCCTTTTTGCCCTTAACCTGTCGAACTATGTCAATGGAGTCACAAAGAGACATAGCCTGATCTCAAGCGAGCTCTTTCCGGGCTACAAAATCCAGGCGATCACAAACGGAGTCCATTCATATACCTGGACTTCTCCTTATTTCAGAAAATTATATGATCGCTACCTGCCTGGATGGGCAAATGAACCTGAACTTCTGGTAAGGATAGATGGAATTCCGGACACCGAAATCTGGGAAGCTCACTGGAACGCGAAAAAAGCCCTTATCGATGAGGTAAACAAAAGGACAGGAGTAGGTATGGACTACGAGACCCTGACAATCGGCTTTGCACGGCGCATGACCGCATACAAGCGGGCAACTATGGCTCTGTCAGATCCTGAAATGCTCAAAAAAATAAACAGAAGGGGCAAAATTCAACTTATTTTTGCAGGTAAAGCTCACCCGAATGATGGAGCCGGAAAACAGCTTATCAGAGACATTTTTAAAAGCATTGAAATTTTGAGGGAAGAAATAAAGATTGTTTTTCTGGAAAACTATGATATGGACCTTGCCGGAAAAATGGTTTCCGGGGTTGACATATGGCTGAACACACCAACCCGCCCCTATGAAGCCTCCGGCACAAGCGGCATGAAAGCTGCACACAACGGAGTTGTAAATCTCAGCGTACTCGATGGCTGGTGGATTGAAGGCTGGATTGAAGGCGTGACCGGCTGGGCAATAGGCCCTCAGCCCGAAGAAAAACTTTCCGACGAAGGAGCAAAAGCAGCCGAACTCAGTGACCTTTACAATAAGCTGTATTATATTATAGTCCCCATGTACTACGACCGCAAGGATGAGTGGGTTAAGCTAATTAACAACTCCATAGGCATGATAGCCTACTATTTCAACAGCCACAGGATGATGAGGCGTTATGTTACACATGCTTACCTGTAA
- the iorA gene encoding indolepyruvate ferredoxin oxidoreductase subunit alpha has product MSLLTDNKLLMGNEAIALGAIEAGVQVVTGYPGTPSTEALETIARYAKRCGIYTEWSSNEKVALETAAGAAYSGAKALVTMKQVGLNVASDPLMSLSYIGVKGALVLLVADDPGPHSSQTEQDTRVFGHFANIPVLDPATPQEAYELTKLAFELSHEFEIPIILRTTTRVSHSCGDVEVEAAEPVPVEAVEEGFVKDRRWTIFPKLTAERHPWLENVQEKLSERFSGLSFNSVSGSGKIGIIASGVSALYVKEAIEAVRGFEELFTLFRVGTAYPFPEKAALSFLKGIDRLIVAEELDPYLEEQALQLIGKAHLPVDVYGKKNGFFPVSGEYNVDIVIDSINRALAAYGESLCLSHASPAVSREKLPPLPIRAPTLCAGCMHRTVFYAFKQAAKQLKKESQTDTIFSGDIGCYTLGNAYPLNMVDTCLCMGAGISLAGGLYHTNPKTKQVAFIGDSTFFHSGIPAVINAVYNGANITLAVLDNRTTAMTGHQPHPGVGVTALGNVSKAIEIADVVRSCGVESVKIVNTVDPDSLESCIKAAKEAMNFNGPSVLVFKGKCVGITKPDKHYEINPEACTGCGFCIKELGCPALNLDGDKPVIQDNCSGCGLCAQICPSEAICIGGVKL; this is encoded by the coding sequence ATGAGTTTATTGACTGATAATAAGTTGTTAATGGGTAATGAAGCCATTGCACTTGGAGCTATAGAAGCCGGCGTCCAGGTGGTTACAGGGTATCCCGGAACACCCTCGACCGAAGCTCTGGAGACGATTGCCCGGTATGCAAAAAGGTGCGGAATCTATACCGAGTGGTCCAGCAATGAAAAGGTTGCACTTGAAACGGCAGCTGGGGCAGCTTATTCCGGGGCAAAGGCGCTTGTGACCATGAAACAGGTTGGGCTAAACGTTGCATCCGACCCTCTTATGAGCCTGAGCTATATTGGGGTAAAAGGAGCTCTTGTCCTGTTAGTTGCCGATGATCCTGGGCCTCATTCTTCCCAGACTGAACAAGATACTCGGGTTTTCGGGCACTTTGCAAATATTCCTGTCCTTGACCCGGCAACCCCTCAGGAAGCCTACGAACTGACAAAGCTGGCTTTTGAGCTTTCTCATGAATTCGAAATTCCCATTATCCTGAGAACCACCACGCGTGTCTCCCACAGTTGCGGAGATGTCGAGGTTGAAGCTGCAGAACCTGTACCGGTTGAAGCCGTTGAGGAAGGTTTTGTAAAGGATAGGCGCTGGACAATCTTTCCGAAGCTTACGGCTGAAAGGCATCCCTGGCTTGAAAATGTGCAGGAAAAGCTTTCCGAACGCTTTTCCGGGCTTTCCTTCAATTCGGTATCAGGATCGGGAAAAATCGGGATTATTGCTTCAGGCGTCTCAGCCCTTTACGTAAAGGAGGCTATAGAAGCTGTCAGGGGTTTTGAAGAGTTGTTTACGCTCTTCAGGGTAGGGACGGCATATCCGTTTCCGGAAAAGGCAGCTCTTTCTTTCCTGAAAGGCATTGACCGGCTGATCGTGGCCGAAGAGCTTGACCCTTACCTTGAAGAACAGGCGCTCCAGCTTATAGGGAAAGCACATCTGCCTGTTGATGTTTATGGAAAAAAGAATGGCTTTTTCCCTGTGAGCGGGGAATACAATGTGGATATTGTCATTGACAGCATCAACCGCGCACTTGCAGCGTATGGGGAGAGTTTGTGCCTTTCTCATGCTTCTCCTGCCGTCTCAAGAGAAAAGCTTCCTCCCCTTCCGATCCGGGCCCCTACTCTCTGTGCCGGTTGCATGCACAGGACTGTTTTTTATGCTTTCAAACAGGCTGCAAAACAGCTTAAAAAAGAGTCTCAAACTGATACGATTTTCTCCGGGGACATTGGTTGTTACACCCTTGGAAATGCCTATCCTCTTAACATGGTCGATACCTGTCTCTGCATGGGTGCAGGAATAAGCCTTGCAGGAGGGCTCTACCATACGAACCCGAAGACAAAACAGGTGGCCTTTATCGGGGATTCTACTTTTTTCCACTCAGGCATTCCTGCAGTGATAAACGCTGTCTATAACGGAGCTAACATCACCCTTGCAGTGCTTGACAACCGTACAACTGCGATGACAGGACACCAGCCCCATCCTGGCGTAGGTGTAACTGCACTTGGAAATGTTTCAAAAGCCATTGAAATTGCAGACGTGGTTCGGAGCTGCGGGGTTGAATCCGTAAAGATAGTAAATACTGTAGATCCGGACAGCCTTGAGAGTTGCATAAAAGCCGCAAAGGAAGCCATGAATTTCAATGGGCCGTCGGTTCTGGTCTTCAAAGGCAAGTGTGTAGGGATTACAAAACCCGACAAACATTACGAAATAAATCCTGAAGCCTGCACAGGCTGTGGTTTCTGTATAAAAGAGCTAGGCTGCCCTGCGCTTAACCTTGATGGGGATAAGCCTGTCATACAGGACAACTGCAGCGGCTGTGGGCTCTGTGCACAGATCTGCCCGTCAGAAGCCATCTGTATAGGAGGCGTAAAGCTGTGA
- a CDS encoding tripartite tricarboxylate transporter permease, which yields MEDVSLLLLLLSVLGGYLLGIISGLLPGVHNNNFALALIALAPFLAEKGLSPFYIAVIILSNAVAQTFHDVIPSVFLGAPDGDTALMVLPGHRLLIDGAGAEAVRLSALGSAGSVVASLIFVLPFSLFFKAIYPYVEAHMALILILIVFLMLASEKSESVEDSKETSPFVKYKYKAFALVLFLITGLLGLFAFDRESLMVPVVNFGEPSILLPLLSGLFGASQLIISLLTSSAIPEESVSALKLSRKRIFRGILTGSAAGSLVAWLPGLSSAIAALLTGLVAKVDFDRIPLKKKTSEPNLGKLKTSLYSDPYASNPSTLESSKEFIISNSGVNTSNAIFGLVAFVVIGRTRSGAMVAVEDILETNILDLPVLLLFFAAMVLTALFSYFSTIWIGNNAHLFLKKVDYSKLCSGVLIGLGVMVYLFTGLFGFFIFVISTPIGMLSSFMNVRKSHAMGVILLPVILYFL from the coding sequence GTGGAAGATGTTTCTTTACTCTTACTTCTTTTATCAGTTTTAGGAGGTTACCTTCTTGGCATAATCTCAGGGCTTCTGCCTGGAGTACATAACAATAATTTTGCGCTTGCTCTTATAGCCCTTGCCCCTTTCCTGGCTGAAAAAGGGCTTTCACCTTTTTACATAGCCGTGATTATTCTCTCAAATGCTGTCGCACAGACTTTTCATGACGTGATTCCCTCAGTGTTTCTAGGGGCACCAGATGGAGACACTGCGTTAATGGTCCTGCCAGGGCACAGGCTTCTTATTGACGGAGCAGGAGCTGAAGCAGTCCGGCTTTCAGCACTCGGAAGCGCAGGCTCGGTAGTTGCTTCTTTGATTTTTGTGTTGCCGTTTTCGCTTTTCTTTAAGGCCATTTATCCTTATGTTGAAGCACATATGGCATTGATTCTTATTTTAATCGTCTTTCTAATGCTTGCAAGTGAAAAAAGTGAAAGCGTTGAAGATTCAAAGGAGACAAGTCCATTTGTAAAATATAAATACAAAGCTTTTGCCCTAGTTTTGTTTTTGATCACAGGCTTGCTTGGGCTCTTCGCTTTTGATAGGGAATCTCTTATGGTTCCGGTTGTTAATTTTGGAGAGCCTTCTATACTCTTGCCCCTTCTGAGCGGGCTTTTCGGAGCGTCCCAGCTAATAATAAGCCTTCTTACAAGCTCGGCAATTCCCGAAGAGTCCGTGTCAGCACTCAAGCTTTCTCGAAAACGAATTTTCAGAGGAATCCTTACAGGCAGTGCAGCAGGCTCGCTTGTGGCATGGCTGCCAGGCCTCTCATCAGCGATTGCAGCACTTCTTACAGGCCTTGTTGCAAAAGTCGATTTTGACAGGATTCCCCTTAAGAAAAAAACTTCCGAACCCAATCTTGGAAAGTTAAAAACCTCTCTTTATTCTGACCCTTATGCCAGTAATCCTTCAACACTTGAGAGCTCGAAGGAATTCATAATTTCAAACTCCGGAGTAAACACTTCGAATGCAATTTTCGGGTTGGTGGCTTTTGTGGTGATCGGAAGGACACGAAGTGGGGCAATGGTTGCAGTAGAAGATATTCTGGAGACAAATATACTTGATTTACCTGTACTGCTGCTCTTTTTTGCTGCTATGGTCTTAACTGCGCTGTTTTCATACTTTTCTACGATCTGGATAGGAAACAATGCCCATTTGTTCCTAAAGAAGGTTGATTACAGCAAACTTTGTTCAGGTGTCCTTATAGGACTCGGAGTAATGGTTTATCTTTTCACAGGACTTTTCGGGTTTTTCATTTTTGTGATCTCGACTCCAATAGGCATGCTCTCCTCTTTTATGAATGTCAGGAAATCCCATGCAATGGGAGTCATCTTACTGCCTGTGATCCTGTACTTTTTGTAA
- a CDS encoding type 1 glutamine amidotransferase gives MNIHVIQHSSINTLGTIEEYAKDKNCRLASTRFYETKSPPELDSFDLLIIMGGSIGVYDYKENPWLRDEKAFIKQAIEAGKPILGICLGAQLLADILGARVYENRHMEMGWFPVRAFGGENKPEFLEGLPDEITVFHWHSRTFDLPVGAVQLFESEGCKNQAFIYNGRIVALQFHPEVNEERILSLIKRFGDGMASGLFVQKRREMIGQKEYLDATKEFMFLILNKLKN, from the coding sequence ATGAACATCCACGTTATCCAGCACTCTTCCATAAATACCCTCGGCACCATTGAAGAGTATGCAAAAGATAAAAACTGCAGGCTTGCATCAACTCGCTTTTACGAAACTAAAAGCCCTCCAGAACTTGATTCTTTTGACCTTCTTATAATCATGGGTGGCTCGATTGGAGTTTACGACTATAAAGAAAATCCCTGGCTGAGAGATGAAAAGGCGTTTATCAAGCAGGCAATCGAAGCAGGAAAACCTATACTGGGAATCTGCCTCGGTGCACAATTGCTTGCCGATATCCTTGGGGCTCGCGTATATGAAAACAGGCACATGGAAATGGGCTGGTTTCCTGTAAGGGCATTTGGAGGTGAGAATAAGCCGGAATTTCTTGAAGGGCTGCCGGACGAGATCACAGTTTTTCACTGGCATTCCAGGACTTTTGACTTGCCGGTGGGAGCTGTTCAGCTTTTTGAAAGTGAAGGCTGTAAGAATCAGGCTTTTATCTACAATGGCAGGATTGTCGCGCTTCAATTTCATCCTGAAGTAAATGAAGAAAGAATTCTGAGTTTGATCAAGCGGTTTGGGGATGGGATGGCAAGTGGACTATTTGTGCAGAAAAGAAGGGAAATGATCGGGCAGAAAGAATATCTGGATGCTACAAAGGAATTTATGTTTTTGATTTTGAATAAATTAAAAAACTGA
- a CDS encoding mechanosensitive ion channel family protein — METPDNHSSFVENMSYFDEVVGQAFTWFSDNFGTFLFILFIGLITAIIARNVNRLLERHFTKISSRLHMDPTSFRMFRHIVVALIYFMGIVIVIFSIPSLRNLSVALFTGAGIAGIVIGFAAQSTLSNIIAGLSLAIFQPFRVGDRLNIMNEYGKVTDLNLRHTVIITWDNRRLIIPNSMISNEAIINWTIEDPAVIWPIDVGISYDADIDQARKIMIEEARKHPNVMSPQEVQYSVVKPSLIKFETLKMGFIDPPVLHPVDPDFRERGEVKVNVVELGESSVNLRMNVWFKDRSVAYSSGCEIREAIKKRFDKEGVEIPYPYRTIVYKTDLENEKKNTEKLSRTEGDKIE, encoded by the coding sequence ATGGAAACCCCCGATAACCACTCTTCTTTTGTAGAGAATATGTCTTATTTTGACGAAGTAGTAGGGCAGGCATTTACATGGTTTTCAGATAACTTTGGTACGTTTTTATTCATACTTTTTATTGGCCTGATCACTGCCATTATTGCACGGAACGTAAACCGTCTTCTGGAACGCCATTTCACAAAAATAAGTAGCAGGCTGCATATGGACCCAACATCCTTCCGGATGTTCAGGCATATTGTGGTCGCATTAATCTATTTTATGGGGATTGTCATTGTTATTTTCAGCATTCCCAGTCTTCGAAACCTTTCGGTTGCCCTCTTTACCGGAGCAGGGATTGCAGGTATAGTTATCGGTTTTGCGGCCCAGAGCACACTGAGCAATATAATCGCAGGGCTTTCACTTGCCATTTTTCAACCTTTCAGGGTTGGAGATCGACTTAATATCATGAATGAATACGGAAAAGTTACAGATCTTAATCTCAGGCATACAGTTATCATAACCTGGGATAACAGGCGGCTTATAATCCCCAATTCCATGATCAGCAATGAAGCGATAATTAACTGGACTATAGAAGACCCTGCAGTAATCTGGCCAATAGACGTCGGAATCAGCTATGATGCCGACATCGACCAGGCGAGAAAAATCATGATAGAAGAAGCCCGAAAACATCCCAATGTAATGTCCCCTCAGGAAGTTCAGTATAGCGTTGTAAAACCCAGTTTAATCAAATTCGAAACACTTAAAATGGGGTTTATTGATCCTCCTGTGCTTCACCCCGTTGACCCGGATTTCAGGGAGAGAGGAGAAGTTAAAGTAAATGTCGTTGAACTGGGGGAGTCTTCCGTAAATCTCCGCATGAATGTCTGGTTCAAAGATAGAAGTGTTGCGTACAGTTCAGGATGCGAAATCAGGGAAGCTATTAAAAAGCGTTTTGACAAGGAAGGCGTAGAAATTCCGTACCCGTACAGGACTATTGTATATAAAACAGATCTTGAAAACGAAAAGAAGAATACTGAAAAATTATCCCGTACAGAAGGAGATAAAATCGAGTAA
- a CDS encoding helix-turn-helix transcriptional regulator: MKNRLEILRKQKGIKQEELAEALEVSRQTIGSLENGRYNPSIILAFKLARYFNTTIEEIFIYEEEKW; this comes from the coding sequence TTGAAAAATAGGCTGGAAATATTACGAAAACAAAAAGGAATCAAGCAGGAAGAACTCGCTGAAGCACTGGAAGTTTCCAGGCAAACAATAGGTTCTCTAGAAAACGGTAGATATAACCCGTCTATCATTTTAGCTTTTAAACTTGCCAGATATTTCAACACTACAATTGAAGAAATTTTTATTTATGAGGAGGAAAAATGGTGA
- a CDS encoding phenylacetate--CoA ligase family protein, which produces MYEASTEADLDPNVQLYHPKISEEDTFAKLKALLNRVVENSPFYQKKFREANVDIEDIKSLDDLKLLPFTNKEELRDAYPLGLQSVPDSEVVRIHSSSGTTGKPIIIPYTRKDVDVWAEMMMRCYMLAGLTNQDRIQITPGYGLWTAGIGFQLGAERLGAMAIPTGPGNTEKQLELFVDLKSTALASTSSYALLLAEEIEKRGLKSQIQLRKGFIGSERWSEKMRSRIETELGIDTFDIYGLTEIYGPGIGLDCSLHEGMHYWSDYLLFEIIDPITGEKLPDGTLGELVITTLTKEGAPLIRYRTRDLTRIIPGLCKCGCPFPRIDRILGRSDDRIKFKAVNIYPGQIEDLVQRIPGVSSEYQILLTRKDGRDSMIFRVEIEGSEDPVKKAKTEKALRKAFKDFIGVTVDVVGVKIGELPRSMKKTKRVIDEREL; this is translated from the coding sequence ATGTATGAAGCATCCACTGAGGCTGACCTTGATCCCAATGTACAGCTTTACCATCCCAAAATCTCGGAAGAAGATACCTTTGCAAAATTGAAGGCACTGCTGAATCGCGTAGTTGAAAATAGTCCTTTTTACCAGAAAAAGTTCAGGGAAGCAAATGTCGATATCGAGGACATAAAGTCGCTTGATGACCTGAAGCTTCTTCCCTTTACGAATAAAGAAGAACTCAGGGACGCTTACCCTCTTGGGTTACAGTCCGTGCCTGACTCAGAGGTTGTAAGGATCCACTCCTCGTCCGGGACTACAGGAAAACCCATAATCATTCCTTACACCCGAAAAGATGTGGATGTCTGGGCCGAGATGATGATGCGCTGCTACATGCTAGCAGGCCTTACCAATCAGGACAGGATCCAGATTACCCCAGGTTACGGGCTCTGGACTGCAGGAATAGGGTTCCAGCTTGGTGCTGAACGCCTGGGAGCAATGGCTATACCTACAGGCCCGGGAAATACCGAAAAACAGCTCGAACTGTTTGTTGACCTGAAGTCCACAGCCCTTGCAAGCACTTCTTCTTATGCGCTTTTACTCGCCGAAGAAATTGAAAAGCGCGGGCTTAAGTCCCAGATTCAGCTCAGAAAAGGCTTTATAGGTTCGGAGCGCTGGAGTGAAAAAATGCGCAGCCGAATCGAAACCGAGCTGGGAATTGATACTTTTGATATTTATGGTCTGACCGAGATATACGGTCCAGGAATCGGCCTTGATTGTTCTCTTCATGAGGGTATGCATTACTGGTCCGACTACCTGCTCTTTGAGATAATTGATCCTATTACGGGCGAGAAGCTTCCTGACGGCACACTTGGAGAACTTGTAATTACGACTCTCACAAAGGAAGGGGCTCCCCTCATCCGCTACAGGACAAGAGACCTGACCCGGATAATTCCTGGCCTCTGTAAATGCGGTTGTCCTTTCCCGAGAATTGACAGAATTCTTGGCAGGTCAGACGACCGCATAAAGTTCAAGGCTGTAAATATCTATCCAGGCCAGATCGAAGACCTTGTCCAAAGGATTCCTGGTGTAAGCAGCGAATACCAGATTCTGCTTACCCGTAAGGACGGAAGGGACAGCATGATTTTCAGGGTCGAGATCGAAGGTTCAGAAGATCCCGTAAAGAAAGCAAAAACCGAAAAAGCTCTCAGAAAAGCCTTCAAGGACTTTATAGGCGTAACCGTAGACGTAGTGGGCGTAAAGATAGGGGAACTTCCCCGCAGTATGAAAAAGACAAAAAGAGTAATTGATGAAAGGGAACTGTGA
- a CDS encoding indolepyruvate oxidoreductase subunit beta → MKYDILIAGVGGQGVVLASRLLALAAMKTGFHVSTAETIGMSQREGSVSSHIRIGDKVSGSLIPIGQADLLLGLEPAETVRNLPFLKEGGKVLVNIHAIPPASRPPGSPEYDPAALLSFLCAYYPDILCSDFTKLADEVGTYRAANVAMLGAVAGARVLPFQEEILKAVLDAEIPEKYRAVNDAAFERARKCIRSVSGT, encoded by the coding sequence GTGAAATATGATATTCTTATTGCAGGCGTTGGTGGGCAGGGTGTTGTACTTGCTTCCCGCTTGCTTGCACTTGCTGCGATGAAAACCGGATTCCACGTAAGCACTGCCGAAACCATAGGCATGTCTCAGAGGGAAGGTTCGGTCAGCAGCCATATAAGGATTGGAGACAAAGTTTCCGGGTCACTTATCCCCATCGGACAGGCAGACCTGCTCTTAGGCCTGGAACCTGCAGAAACCGTAAGAAATCTGCCTTTTCTTAAGGAGGGTGGAAAGGTTCTGGTAAATATCCATGCTATCCCGCCGGCATCGAGGCCGCCTGGAAGCCCTGAGTATGACCCTGCAGCTTTGCTCTCATTTTTGTGTGCATACTACCCTGATATTCTCTGCTCCGATTTTACAAAGCTTGCAGACGAGGTAGGGACATACAGGGCTGCAAACGTTGCAATGCTTGGAGCGGTTGCAGGCGCACGAGTATTACCTTTTCAGGAAGAAATTCTAAAGGCAGTACTGGATGCCGAAATCCCTGAAAAATACAGGGCTGTAAACGATGCCGCATTCGAACGCGCAAGGAAATGTATTAGATCTGTCTCCGGCACCTGA